From one Micromonospora siamensis genomic stretch:
- a CDS encoding roadblock/LC7 domain-containing protein, with translation MAVTTLSQEARDLSWLVTAFAERVPGVAHAVVVSSDGLLVAISAHLPRDHADKLAAVTSGLMSITAGAAQMFDGDVVKQTVVEMGRGYFLVMQIRDGSILATLAGAEADIGVVGYEMARLAKQAGEMLTPALRAELQQALPR, from the coding sequence ATGGCAGTGACGACGTTGAGCCAGGAGGCACGGGACCTGAGCTGGCTGGTGACCGCGTTCGCCGAGCGGGTGCCGGGGGTGGCGCACGCCGTGGTGGTCTCCTCCGACGGCCTGCTGGTGGCGATCTCCGCGCACCTGCCCCGGGACCACGCGGACAAGCTGGCGGCGGTGACGTCCGGGCTGATGAGCATCACCGCGGGCGCGGCGCAGATGTTCGACGGGGACGTCGTCAAGCAGACGGTGGTGGAGATGGGCCGCGGCTACTTTCTGGTCATGCAGATCCGCGACGGTTCGATCCTGGCCACCCTGGCCGGCGCCGAGGCCGACATCGGCGTGGTGGGCTACGAGATGGCCCGGCTGGCCAAGCAGGCCGGCGAGATGCTGACGCCGGCGCTGCGGGCGGAGTTGCAGCAGGCGCTGCCCCGCTGA
- a CDS encoding sensor histidine kinase: MGAGPDPSRDVASGRRSRFDVRVIPHRRRSPLRLRDWRVSTKLATVLVVPSVAFLVVAGVLTRGLIGQTTALGDFAGQVGIGRQITAAVHQIQQERDRAAGELGALHRAGANGDRDAAIAALKPLQTASDAALRDLRAAAEPLADSDAAWRVAYSEVLEAYDQVVYIRAAIPPAVLSSETILSNYHRAVDALLNLLAEPSPGEQQQALSDAVLRYVQLARVKELSSRVRAELYEAARAGRYAPNDEVTLTDLRAQQLTALGAFRVAATADQIRTYDRTSVDPAFVAAAKLEEKSLPAGGAGPAVLPAPQWWAASEQRQELLRQVEAKVLDDAVRRADDASSDQLRTTLLVAGAVVTVLLVGVLISLLVGRSVARSMRLLRGQAMRIAQLELPDALDRLRGVTGGVPDIQVPPAVVRSQDEFGELAEAFVAVHRSAVSVAVEQAMMRRNVNAMFVNLARRSQVLVERQLELLDELEREEADPDQLENLFKLDHLAARMRRNDESLLVLAGTESTRRWNRPVGLGAVLLAASAEIEQYQRVRHDQVADLYLVGHAVGEMVHLLAELLENATAFSRPDTVVRVTVRPEGRDAVIEVADEGLGMSPAALEQANEVLASPPAADVAASERMGLFVVSHLAARLGLRVRLDGGQHGLVARILVPGALLATPSTELDEPASPRMLTSLVGQPRPVAPVAELPVAGRRPDPVAAPGTGPFPLAPVSREIPVAPPAPAQAPSGLVAPAGPSVPAPRYPAGESVPTAPAAQPAVGAGPGHRPAPGSPVARPVPVRSEDVLAPAGRPPASAGSGWWSRQGPAPGAGAGVTPAPPVTPVTGGTNERGLPVRVPMAQLPTVNGSARPAEQNRHEPDPDAVSGMLSRLYSGVRRAEAEETTEFRLPPVGGRSEGGWQ, translated from the coding sequence GTGGGCGCAGGTCCCGACCCGTCGCGCGACGTGGCGTCCGGGCGGCGGAGCCGGTTCGACGTCCGGGTGATCCCGCACCGGCGGCGGTCACCGCTGCGACTGCGCGACTGGCGGGTGAGCACCAAGCTCGCCACCGTGCTGGTGGTGCCCTCGGTGGCCTTCCTGGTGGTGGCCGGAGTGCTCACCCGGGGCCTGATCGGGCAGACCACGGCGTTGGGCGACTTCGCCGGCCAGGTGGGCATCGGCCGGCAGATCACCGCCGCCGTCCACCAGATCCAGCAGGAACGCGACCGCGCCGCGGGTGAGCTGGGCGCGCTGCACCGGGCCGGGGCCAACGGCGACCGGGACGCCGCGATCGCCGCGCTGAAGCCGTTGCAGACGGCCAGCGACGCGGCGCTGCGGGACCTGCGCGCGGCGGCCGAGCCGCTGGCCGACTCCGACGCCGCCTGGCGGGTCGCGTACTCGGAGGTGCTCGAGGCGTACGACCAGGTCGTCTACATCCGGGCCGCGATCCCGCCGGCGGTGTTGAGCAGCGAGACGATCCTGAGCAACTACCACCGGGCCGTCGACGCGCTGCTCAACCTGCTGGCCGAGCCGTCCCCCGGCGAGCAGCAGCAGGCGCTCAGCGACGCGGTGCTGCGCTACGTCCAGCTGGCCCGGGTCAAGGAGCTCTCCTCCCGGGTCCGGGCCGAGCTCTACGAGGCGGCCCGCGCCGGTCGCTACGCGCCGAACGACGAGGTGACCCTGACCGACCTGCGCGCCCAGCAGCTCACCGCGCTCGGCGCGTTCCGGGTGGCGGCGACGGCCGACCAGATCCGCACGTACGACCGCACGTCGGTGGACCCGGCGTTCGTCGCCGCGGCGAAGCTGGAGGAGAAGAGCCTCCCGGCCGGCGGCGCCGGCCCGGCGGTGCTGCCCGCGCCACAGTGGTGGGCCGCCAGCGAGCAGCGGCAGGAGCTGCTGCGCCAGGTGGAGGCGAAGGTCCTCGACGACGCGGTACGCCGGGCCGACGACGCCAGCTCCGACCAGCTGCGCACGACGCTGCTGGTCGCCGGCGCGGTGGTCACCGTGCTGCTGGTCGGCGTGCTCATCTCGCTGCTGGTCGGCCGGTCGGTGGCCCGGTCGATGCGGCTGCTGCGGGGCCAGGCGATGCGGATCGCCCAGCTGGAGCTGCCGGACGCCCTGGACCGGTTGCGGGGGGTGACCGGGGGTGTGCCGGACATCCAGGTCCCGCCGGCCGTGGTCCGCTCGCAGGACGAGTTCGGTGAGCTGGCCGAGGCGTTCGTGGCGGTGCACCGCAGCGCGGTCAGCGTGGCGGTGGAGCAGGCGATGATGCGCCGCAACGTCAACGCGATGTTCGTCAACCTGGCCCGGCGCAGCCAGGTGCTGGTGGAGCGGCAGTTGGAGCTGCTCGACGAGCTGGAACGGGAGGAGGCCGACCCGGACCAGTTGGAGAACCTGTTCAAGCTGGACCACCTGGCCGCCCGGATGCGCCGTAACGACGAGAGCCTGCTGGTGCTCGCCGGCACCGAGTCGACCCGGCGGTGGAACCGACCGGTCGGGCTGGGCGCGGTGCTGCTGGCGGCCAGCGCCGAGATCGAGCAGTACCAGCGGGTCCGCCACGACCAGGTGGCCGACCTGTACCTGGTCGGGCACGCCGTCGGCGAGATGGTGCACCTGCTGGCCGAGCTGCTGGAGAACGCCACCGCCTTCTCCCGGCCGGACACGGTGGTGCGGGTGACGGTGCGGCCGGAGGGCCGGGACGCGGTGATCGAGGTCGCCGACGAGGGCCTGGGGATGAGCCCCGCGGCGCTGGAGCAGGCGAACGAGGTGCTGGCCAGCCCGCCGGCGGCCGACGTGGCCGCGTCCGAGCGGATGGGCCTCTTCGTGGTCAGCCACCTCGCCGCCCGGCTGGGGCTGCGGGTGCGGCTGGACGGCGGCCAGCACGGCCTGGTGGCCCGGATCCTGGTCCCCGGCGCTCTCCTCGCGACCCCGTCTACCGAACTCGACGAGCCGGCCTCGCCGCGGATGCTCACCTCGCTGGTCGGGCAGCCCCGTCCGGTCGCCCCGGTGGCCGAGCTGCCGGTGGCCGGCCGTCGCCCCGATCCGGTGGCCGCGCCGGGGACCGGGCCGTTCCCGCTCGCGCCCGTCAGCCGGGAGATCCCGGTGGCACCGCCGGCCCCGGCGCAGGCGCCGTCGGGGCTCGTCGCCCCGGCGGGCCCGTCCGTTCCGGCGCCGCGGTACCCGGCCGGCGAGTCGGTCCCGACCGCCCCCGCCGCGCAGCCGGCGGTGGGCGCCGGGCCGGGACACCGCCCGGCGCCGGGCTCGCCGGTGGCGCGTCCGGTCCCGGTGCGGTCCGAGGACGTCCTCGCCCCGGCTGGTCGCCCGCCGGCGTCGGCGGGGAGCGGGTGGTGGTCCCGGCAGGGCCCGGCCCCGGGCGCGGGGGCCGGTGTGACACCGGCGCCCCCGGTGACGCCGGTGACCGGAGGGACCAACGAGCGGGGGTTGCCGGTGCGGGTGCCGATGGCGCAGCTGCCGACGGTCAACGGTTCGGCCCGGCCGGCCGAGCAGAACCGGCACGAGCCGGATCCGGACGCGGTCTCCGGGATGCTCTCCCGGCTCTACAGCGGGGTCCGCCGGGCCGAGGCCGAGGAGACCACGGAGTTCAGGCTGCCGCCGGTTGGCGGGCGCAGTGAAGGGGGATGGCAGTGA
- a CDS encoding FGGY family carbohydrate kinase, with product MNILALDLGTSSVRGLVLDAQANPLPGALARRKVRLDVGDDGSGTLDGPGYLACLVECLDELTAAGHLAGVELVTASAQWHSVVPLDGRGEPLGPVLTWLDTRPQPSADVAAPTDPQALHQRTGAWWHRCYWNVRLPWLRQRIDAPVARFAGLAEYVLGALLDDAPMSVSQASGTGLLDLRQLTWDAEACALAGVGDGELPELAPLDWQGRLRSTHARRWPDLARARWHAPVGDGAASNVGQGCVDPTRAAVTVGTSAAVRLIQRVPAGAVLPPLPDELWRYRVDHDHVVTGAAYSCGGNLFAWAARELRLPAGEALHAALAELPPGGGLPADPRFGGDRPPGLAPAGSGQLQGLSFGTTSVEILAGLMTGLCRMVADDLAVLESTVARPVEVVLGGGAMTASPWWRRSFAASLAPRPVRHQPNPEIGATGAALVALGRIGEAGELATIGRTEEPPPAAPVAGDRRPDPS from the coding sequence ATGAACATTCTGGCTCTGGACCTCGGCACGTCGTCGGTACGCGGGCTGGTGCTGGACGCGCAGGCCAACCCGCTGCCCGGCGCGCTGGCCCGCCGCAAGGTACGCCTCGACGTCGGCGACGACGGGTCCGGCACCCTGGACGGTCCCGGCTACCTCGCCTGCCTGGTCGAGTGCCTGGACGAGCTGACCGCCGCCGGTCACCTCGCCGGGGTGGAGCTGGTCACCGCCTCCGCGCAGTGGCACTCGGTGGTGCCGCTGGACGGCCGGGGTGAACCCCTCGGACCGGTGCTCACCTGGCTGGACACCCGGCCCCAGCCCTCCGCCGACGTGGCCGCCCCGACGGACCCGCAGGCGTTGCACCAGCGCACCGGCGCCTGGTGGCACCGGTGCTACTGGAACGTCCGGCTGCCGTGGCTGCGGCAGCGGATCGACGCGCCGGTGGCCCGCTTCGCCGGCCTGGCCGAGTACGTCCTCGGCGCGCTGCTCGACGACGCCCCGATGTCGGTGTCCCAGGCCTCCGGCACCGGCCTGCTCGACCTGCGGCAGCTGACCTGGGACGCCGAGGCGTGTGCGCTGGCCGGGGTCGGCGACGGTGAGCTGCCCGAGCTGGCCCCGCTGGACTGGCAGGGCCGGCTCCGCTCCACGCACGCCCGCCGCTGGCCGGACCTGGCCCGGGCCCGCTGGCACGCCCCGGTCGGGGACGGTGCCGCCTCCAACGTGGGCCAGGGCTGTGTGGACCCGACCCGGGCGGCGGTCACCGTCGGCACCTCCGCCGCGGTCCGGCTGATCCAGCGGGTCCCCGCCGGTGCGGTGCTGCCGCCCCTGCCCGACGAGCTCTGGCGCTACCGGGTCGACCACGACCACGTGGTGACCGGGGCCGCGTACTCCTGTGGGGGGAACCTGTTCGCCTGGGCCGCCCGGGAGCTGCGGCTGCCGGCGGGGGAGGCGCTGCACGCCGCGCTCGCCGAGCTGCCGCCGGGCGGCGGCCTACCGGCGGACCCACGGTTCGGCGGCGACCGGCCTCCCGGCCTGGCGCCGGCCGGCTCCGGGCAGCTCCAGGGGCTCAGCTTCGGCACCACCTCGGTGGAGATCCTGGCCGGACTGATGACCGGGCTGTGCCGGATGGTCGCCGACGACCTCGCGGTGCTGGAGTCCACCGTCGCTCGACCGGTCGAGGTGGTGCTGGGTGGCGGGGCGATGACCGCGTCCCCCTGGTGGCGGCGGTCCTTCGCCGCCTCCCTGGCGCCGCGGCCGGTACGCCACCAGCCGAACCCGGAGATCGGCGCCACCGGGGCCGCCCTGGTGGCACTGGGCCGGATCGGCGAGGCCGGTGAGCTGGCCACCATCGGCCGGACGGAGGAACCGCCCCCGGCAGCCCCGGTGGCCGGCGACCGACGACCGGATCCATCCTGA
- a CDS encoding chorismate-binding protein codes for MHRTHDPLAAVADGRDPGPFALVRRADTDRLDLFTGSVVTVDRLADIPLPSGGPGPRTLALVPYRQIAERGFTHVDDGVPLECLRIDGHRTLSLGEALAALPEDPVVTTDGGFDIDDAEYARTVDRVLAEEIGRGEGANFVIHRTLRATVQGSPLRAALAALRRLLTRERGAYWTFVVFTGARILVGASPERHVSVEGGTVLMNPISGTFRHAGATPDRAALLRFLRDPKEVEELYMVLDEELKMMATVAEHGGQVIGPYLKEMAHLAHTEYLLAGQGSADVRDVLRHTMFAPTVTGSPMENACRVIARHERTGRRYYSGVLALLGRDAAGRQTLDAPILIRTAEISPAGELRVPVGATLVRHSTAEGEVAETHAKAAGVLAALGLGPDAPAPTGGPGAAGRPALADDPEVRAALAARNGPLARFWLDRRTPGAAVLPGLAGRRALIVDGEDTFTGMLAHQLRALGLVVRVRPWQDPVHLDGEDLVVVGPGPGDPRRHTDPKQAAMRGLLSRLLDEGRPTLAVCLGHQLLAGLLGLRLHRREAPYQGVQREVPVFGTPRRVGFYSTFTALADADRLTTPYGPVELSRDTTDGAVHAVRGPGFAGVQFHPESVLSRDGTPVLAELLAHLLGQPSRLATAHDSPHRG; via the coding sequence ATGCACCGCACGCACGACCCGCTCGCCGCCGTCGCCGACGGCCGCGACCCCGGCCCGTTCGCCCTGGTCCGCCGCGCCGACACCGACCGGCTGGACCTGTTCACCGGCTCGGTGGTCACCGTCGACCGGCTCGCCGACATCCCGCTGCCGTCCGGCGGCCCCGGCCCGCGCACCCTGGCCCTGGTGCCGTACCGACAGATCGCCGAGCGCGGGTTCACTCACGTCGACGACGGCGTACCCCTGGAGTGCCTGCGCATTGATGGGCACCGCACGCTGAGCCTGGGCGAGGCGCTCGCGGCACTGCCCGAGGACCCGGTGGTCACCACCGACGGCGGCTTCGACATCGACGACGCCGAGTACGCCCGCACCGTCGACCGGGTGCTGGCCGAGGAGATCGGCCGGGGCGAGGGCGCCAACTTCGTCATCCACCGCACGCTGCGCGCCACCGTGCAGGGCTCCCCGCTGCGGGCGGCGCTGGCCGCGCTGCGCCGGCTGCTCACCCGGGAACGCGGCGCGTACTGGACGTTCGTGGTCTTCACCGGCGCCCGGATCCTGGTCGGGGCCAGCCCGGAACGGCACGTCAGCGTCGAGGGCGGCACGGTGCTGATGAACCCGATCAGCGGCACCTTCCGGCACGCCGGCGCCACCCCGGACCGGGCGGCGCTGCTGCGGTTCCTGCGCGACCCGAAGGAGGTCGAGGAGCTGTACATGGTGCTCGACGAGGAGCTGAAGATGATGGCCACCGTCGCCGAGCACGGCGGCCAGGTGATCGGGCCGTACCTGAAGGAGATGGCGCACCTGGCGCACACCGAGTACCTGCTCGCCGGCCAGGGCTCGGCGGACGTCCGGGACGTGCTGCGGCACACCATGTTCGCGCCCACGGTGACCGGCAGCCCGATGGAGAACGCCTGCCGGGTGATCGCCCGGCACGAGCGGACCGGCCGGCGCTACTACTCGGGGGTGCTGGCCCTGCTCGGCCGGGACGCGGCCGGCCGGCAGACCCTGGACGCGCCGATCCTGATCCGCACCGCGGAGATCTCCCCCGCCGGTGAGCTGCGGGTGCCGGTGGGGGCGACCCTGGTCCGGCACTCCACGGCCGAGGGTGAGGTGGCCGAGACCCACGCCAAGGCCGCCGGCGTGCTGGCCGCGCTAGGCCTCGGGCCGGACGCCCCGGCCCCCACCGGCGGGCCGGGGGCCGCCGGGCGCCCGGCGCTCGCCGACGACCCGGAGGTACGCGCCGCGCTGGCCGCCCGTAACGGCCCGCTGGCCCGGTTCTGGCTCGACCGGCGTACGCCCGGGGCGGCGGTGCTGCCCGGCCTGGCCGGCCGGCGGGCGCTGATCGTGGACGGGGAGGACACGTTCACCGGGATGCTGGCCCACCAGTTGCGCGCGCTCGGCCTCGTCGTGCGGGTGCGCCCCTGGCAGGACCCGGTTCACCTCGACGGGGAGGACCTGGTGGTGGTCGGCCCCGGGCCGGGTGACCCGCGGCGGCACACCGACCCGAAGCAGGCCGCGATGCGGGGGCTGCTGAGCCGGCTGCTCGACGAGGGTCGCCCGACGCTGGCGGTCTGCCTCGGGCACCAGCTGCTCGCCGGCCTGCTCGGGTTGCGGCTGCACCGCCGGGAGGCGCCGTACCAGGGGGTGCAGCGGGAGGTGCCGGTCTTCGGCACGCCGCGACGGGTGGGCTTCTACTCGACGTTCACGGCGCTCGCCGACGCCGACCGGCTGACCACCCCGTACGGGCCGGTGGAGCTGTCCCGGGACACCACGGACGGCGCGGTGCACGCCGTACGCGGCCCGGGGTTCGCCGGGGTGCAGTTCCATCCGGAGTCGGTGCTCAGCCGGGACGGCACCCCGGTCCTGGCCGAGCTGCTCGCCCATCTGCTCGGTCAGCCGAGCCGGCTGGCGACCGCGCATGATTCACCGCATCGCGGGTAG
- the wrbA gene encoding NAD(P)H:quinone oxidoreductase gives MDGQIKVAVIYYSATGITYQMAQAACEAAGEAGAEVRLRKVRELAPEEAIRSNSGWQAHHLETQDVMEVELDDLTWADVVIFGSPTRYGMISAQLKQFIDTTGPLWAQGALANKVYSAFCSTATSHGGQESTILSLLTVFYHWGGVVVTPGYTDPSQFTAGNPYGASHTSNNGETAPDSVALGATALTAKRAIQIGAALKKGLAAG, from the coding sequence ATGGACGGCCAGATCAAGGTCGCGGTCATCTACTACAGCGCGACCGGCATCACCTACCAGATGGCGCAGGCGGCCTGCGAGGCCGCGGGCGAAGCCGGCGCCGAGGTACGGCTGCGCAAGGTACGGGAACTGGCCCCGGAGGAGGCCATCCGCTCCAACTCCGGCTGGCAGGCGCACCACCTGGAGACCCAGGACGTCATGGAGGTCGAACTGGACGACCTCACCTGGGCCGACGTGGTGATCTTCGGCTCGCCGACCCGGTACGGCATGATCTCCGCCCAGCTGAAGCAGTTCATCGACACCACCGGCCCGCTCTGGGCCCAGGGCGCGCTGGCCAACAAGGTCTACTCGGCGTTCTGCTCCACCGCCACCTCCCACGGCGGCCAGGAGTCCACCATCCTGTCGCTGCTCACCGTCTTCTACCACTGGGGCGGCGTCGTGGTCACCCCCGGCTACACCGACCCGAGCCAGTTCACCGCCGGTAACCCCTACGGCGCCTCGCACACCAGCAACAACGGCGAGACCGCGCCGGACAGCGTCGCGCTCGGCGCCACCGCGCTGACCGCCAAGCGGGCCATCCAGATCGGCGCCGCCCTCAAGAAGGGGCTCGCCGCCGGCTGA
- a CDS encoding winged helix DNA-binding domain-containing protein — MTVALTGAQALALRMSSLLLRPHPAARPDDVAGVVEWFGAMQAQDMASGLWSLGVRLPALTLGDVQAALERREALRTWPMRGTVHLVPSRDARWMLGLTGVRTLSGAAARRAVLGLTEADADRAADVLGTALAGGGRLTRAQCLAALTGAGLDVGGQRGYHLLWYASQRGVTCIAPHVGTEQTFALLDEWAPDPHLPERDEALGILALRYFRGHGPTTVRDFAGWTGLTMADARRAVAVAGDELATASVDGVDSVLHRTLLDAPRDPVDDVRVLPGFDEYLLGFKDRSLMLDPAHQQAIVPGNNGMFRSTVVRGGRVVGTWTRTIAKTRVSIVVQPLADLDRAAVDTALAGYARFLGLPARVDWAD; from the coding sequence ATGACCGTGGCACTGACCGGCGCGCAGGCGCTGGCCCTGCGGATGAGCAGCCTGCTGCTGCGACCACACCCGGCCGCCCGTCCGGACGACGTGGCCGGGGTGGTCGAGTGGTTCGGCGCCATGCAGGCCCAGGACATGGCGAGCGGCCTCTGGTCGCTGGGCGTCCGCCTGCCGGCTCTGACGCTCGGTGACGTCCAGGCCGCGTTGGAGCGCCGGGAGGCCCTGCGAACCTGGCCGATGCGGGGCACCGTGCACCTGGTGCCGTCCCGAGACGCCCGCTGGATGCTGGGGCTGACCGGCGTACGCACGCTGTCCGGTGCCGCGGCCCGACGGGCCGTGCTCGGCCTCACCGAGGCCGACGCGGACCGGGCCGCCGACGTGCTCGGCACGGCGCTGGCCGGCGGCGGCCGACTGACCCGCGCCCAGTGCCTGGCCGCCCTGACCGGGGCCGGCCTCGACGTCGGCGGGCAGCGCGGCTACCACCTGCTCTGGTACGCCAGTCAGCGCGGGGTCACCTGCATCGCCCCGCACGTCGGCACGGAGCAGACCTTCGCCCTGTTGGACGAGTGGGCGCCCGACCCGCACCTGCCGGAGCGCGACGAGGCGCTGGGCATCCTCGCCCTGCGCTACTTCCGCGGTCACGGGCCCACCACCGTGCGGGACTTCGCGGGCTGGACCGGGCTCACCATGGCCGACGCGCGCCGGGCGGTCGCCGTGGCCGGCGACGAGCTCGCCACCGCCTCGGTCGACGGGGTGGACTCGGTGCTGCACCGCACGCTGCTCGACGCGCCCCGCGACCCGGTGGACGACGTGCGCGTGCTGCCCGGCTTCGACGAGTACCTGCTGGGCTTCAAGGACCGCAGCCTGATGCTCGACCCGGCGCACCAGCAGGCGATCGTGCCGGGCAACAACGGGATGTTCCGGTCGACGGTGGTGCGGGGCGGGCGGGTGGTCGGCACCTGGACGCGGACCATCGCCAAGACCCGGGTGAGCATCGTGGTCCAGCCGCTGGCCGACCTGGACCGGGCGGCGGTGGACACGGCGCTGGCCGGCTACGCCCGCTTCCTCGGTCTTCCGGCCCGGGTCGACTGGGCGGACTGA
- a CDS encoding ABC transporter ATP-binding protein gives MADIVLDKVSKRFPDGTTAVQDVDLEIADGEFVILVGPSGCGKSTTLNMIAGLEDISSGELRIGGERVNDKAPRDRDIAMVFQSYALYPNMSVRENMAFPLRLAKLDKAEIDRKVDEAAKVLELTTLLDRKPANLSGGQRQRVAMGRAIVRQPKAFLMDEPLSNLDAKLRVQMRTVVSKLQKQLGTTTVYVTHDQTEAMTLGDRVVIMRGGAVQQVGPPQELYDHPRNLFVAGFIGSPSMNFLHAAVQDGALRTALGDVPIGDRVRRELEGADAPRELILGIRPEHFEDADLIDDDTRRRGLEFEAPVDIVESMGSDKYVYFTVEGERASAAELEELAADAGADFSGGGANLVTRLSAESPVREGENRRVWFNLEKIHLFDPSTGRNLTLHEGRSAGALGD, from the coding sequence ATGGCTGACATCGTGCTGGACAAGGTGAGCAAGCGGTTCCCGGACGGGACCACCGCGGTGCAGGACGTCGACCTGGAGATCGCCGACGGCGAGTTCGTCATCCTGGTCGGCCCGTCCGGCTGCGGTAAGTCCACCACCCTCAACATGATCGCCGGGCTGGAGGACATCAGCTCCGGTGAGCTGCGCATCGGCGGGGAACGGGTCAACGACAAGGCCCCCCGGGACCGCGACATCGCCATGGTCTTCCAGTCGTACGCGCTCTACCCGAACATGAGCGTGCGGGAGAACATGGCCTTCCCGCTGCGGCTGGCGAAGCTGGACAAGGCCGAGATCGACCGGAAGGTCGACGAGGCCGCCAAGGTGCTGGAGCTGACCACACTGCTGGACCGCAAGCCGGCGAACCTCTCCGGCGGCCAGCGGCAGCGGGTGGCGATGGGCCGGGCGATCGTGCGCCAGCCCAAGGCGTTCCTGATGGACGAGCCGCTGTCCAACCTGGACGCCAAGCTGCGCGTGCAGATGCGGACCGTCGTGTCCAAGCTGCAGAAGCAGCTGGGCACCACCACCGTCTACGTCACCCACGACCAGACCGAGGCGATGACCCTCGGCGACCGGGTGGTGATCATGCGCGGCGGCGCGGTGCAGCAGGTCGGACCGCCCCAGGAGCTGTACGACCACCCCCGCAACCTCTTCGTCGCCGGGTTCATCGGCTCGCCGTCGATGAACTTCCTGCACGCCGCCGTGCAGGACGGCGCGCTGCGTACCGCGCTGGGCGACGTGCCGATCGGCGACCGGGTCCGCCGCGAGCTGGAGGGTGCCGACGCGCCCCGCGAGCTGATCCTCGGCATCCGCCCCGAGCACTTCGAGGACGCCGATCTGATCGACGACGACACCCGGCGCCGGGGCCTGGAGTTCGAGGCGCCGGTCGACATCGTCGAGTCGATGGGCTCGGACAAGTACGTCTACTTCACCGTCGAGGGGGAGCGGGCCAGCGCGGCCGAGCTGGAGGAACTGGCCGCCGACGCGGGCGCGGACTTCAGTGGCGGTGGCGCGAACCTGGTCACCCGGCTCTCGGCCGAGTCGCCGGTGCGCGAGGGGGAGAACCGGCGGGTCTGGTTCAACCTGGAGAAGATCCACCTGTTCGACCCGTCGACCGGCCGGAACCTGACCCTGCACGAGGGTCGCTCCGCCGGCGCCCTGGGCGACTGA
- a CDS encoding carbohydrate ABC transporter permease has protein sequence MSVETTTRAKLRWGLLDVIVVVFALIPVLWIASLSFKTPATLADGKFWPREWTLDNYRTIFDTSQFVRALVNSIGIALIATLIAVVLGAMAAYAISRLDFPGKKLLVGVSLLIAMFPQVSLVSPLFEIERQLGLFDTWPGLILPYITFALPLAIYTLSAFFKQIPWDLEKAAKMDGATQGQAFRRVIAPLAAPGLFTTAILVFIFCWNDFLFAITLTSTERARTVPVALSFFTGESQFEDPTGAICAAAVVITIPIILFVLFFQRRIVSGLTSGAVKG, from the coding sequence ATGTCGGTCGAAACCACCACGCGGGCGAAGCTGCGCTGGGGTCTGCTGGACGTCATCGTCGTCGTCTTCGCGCTGATCCCGGTGCTCTGGATCGCCTCGCTGTCCTTCAAGACCCCGGCGACCCTCGCCGACGGCAAGTTCTGGCCACGCGAGTGGACGCTGGACAACTACCGCACCATCTTCGACACCAGCCAGTTCGTCCGGGCGCTGGTCAACTCGATCGGCATCGCGCTCATCGCCACGCTGATCGCGGTGGTGCTCGGCGCGATGGCCGCGTACGCGATCTCCCGGCTGGACTTCCCCGGCAAGAAGCTGCTGGTCGGGGTCTCGCTGCTGATCGCGATGTTCCCGCAGGTGTCGCTGGTGTCGCCGCTGTTCGAGATCGAGCGGCAGCTGGGTCTCTTCGACACCTGGCCGGGGCTGATCCTGCCGTACATCACCTTCGCGCTGCCGCTGGCGATCTACACGCTGTCGGCGTTCTTCAAGCAGATCCCGTGGGACCTGGAGAAGGCGGCGAAGATGGACGGCGCCACCCAGGGCCAGGCGTTCCGGCGGGTCATCGCCCCGCTGGCCGCGCCCGGGCTGTTCACCACGGCCATCCTGGTCTTCATCTTCTGCTGGAACGACTTCCTGTTCGCCATCACGCTCACCTCGACCGAGCGGGCCCGTACGGTCCCGGTGGCGTTGTCGTTCTTCACCGGCGAGTCGCAGTTCGAGGACCCCACCGGGGCGATCTGCGCCGCCGCCGTGGTGATCACCATTCCGATCATCCTGTTCGTGCTCTTCTTCCAGCGCCGCATCGTCTCCGGCCTGACCTCCGGCGCCGTCAAGGGATAG